The genomic window CCATCTTAAAAGCTCCTGCCAGTCGATACGCTCGTCTGATCAATGCGCTTGATTGAAGTCGTCAAAGTTTCTGCAGCTTCCCGTTTTTGCTAAATGTAGCTTCTAGGATTCTAAATCCTAAGATGCAGCCCACGGAGGCTTAGTTCTGCCTCTGCGggggccattttttttaaatgaaagtatGATTTAAAAAGCAGGAAAGCGCTTGTTTTACTTACCGAGCCGCTGTGACTCTGCCCGCCATTTCCCTGCAGCACCACCAAGTATGGCGTCCTCACCTTCCTTCCCCGCTTCCTGTACGAGCAGATCAGGAGGGCCGCCAAcgccttcttcctcttcatcgCACTCATGCAGGTAACCGACAATGACATGTCAATGTGCCACtgatagattgcagtcctgtgggaaatatCATGAAATGTACACAAAGTCGGTAGAGAAGTGCTGACACGTTCCTTCTAGACGTGTTGTCAGACTTCATGGACTACAAGGATGGATATGGATTGATATCAGGGTCAGAAGGACTAGAACTAATTTGGATTTGATCGACTGTACCTGTTCTCATCAAATATTACTACCGCTACTACAACATGAGTACTATCTGGAGAGGACAGAGCAGAGGAAGCCAcctggtgtggcccagcaaggtgcactgtattcgggcacatgctccgagcagtcGGTGTGCCTCCATGGAGGTCCCTGGCAAAacctttgcacttttcaaactcCACAACGCTGGCGTTTCCGGTGCATTTGCTACAATTGGCAGGCTAAATGACTTCCTCAGAAAGTGAATGTTTCGTTAACGGCTGTTATCCCCCGTCAGCAAATCCCCGACGTGTCACCGACGGGCCGCTACACCACGCTGGTCCCGCTCATTTTCATCCTCACCGTGGCGGGCATCAAGGAGATCATTGAGGACTACGTGAGTAGCACAGGACAtcctttatttgtattattttgaagAGGTGTGGCTCTCATGCAACATCTTCTTCCCTCACAGAAACGACATAAAGCGGACAACACGGTCAACAACAAGAAGACGACAGGTATCTGCTACTGTGTTGGTGCATTAGCATCCACTCTGTCTGCTCTTTCACTGGCTTGGACGTCAGCGTGGTTTTGTCTTCCCGTCACGGCCGAGTGCGAGGCTGTCGACGGTGGCTCAttacgccgccgccgccgccgcagacGCTTTGCGATGAATACTGTATGAGAGATCCTCTATGGGCCGACTGACAGCTGCTGTTCTTCTCCTGTCTGGCAGTGCTGCGGAGCGGAGCCTGGCAGACCGTCGTGTGGAAACAGGTAGCGTCACTCGGTCGTTTGTATCGGAAAGGACCCGGAGCTAGCATGTGGCGTTTATTTCCCTGTGGTTCAAACACAGCGTGGGGGGGACAGTTTGTAAGATCCTCCtcctgggggccacatttgAAAAaggatattatttattttttgtatatattatcaGTTCAAGGCTTTGTCATACCTTCAAATGTTAGCCACGCATAAAccctcgtcaaagatcctcaacaaGGCCGAGGGCCTCCAGTTGAACAACCCCGCTTTAGAGCATTGCACACACAAAGGAGGCGGCGCTAAATGTTGCACACCGATGCaatgtttgtcattttaaacAAAGTTGATGTTAGCTTGTGCtcattttcttgtgtttgtgcttatcattgcttttttttttgttttagtccaATTAAAAGACTCGAAGCTGCGCTTGCTGTCACTTTAAGTCACGTCATCTTGGCTGCTCACTAATTTCTTTTTCTCTgtctatccccccccccctccttaacACCCATCTGCCCCCATGCTGTTGCACCGctgaccacaaggtggcagtaggAGACATAGTAAAGGTGACCAATGGCCGGCACCTCCCGGCCGACATGGTCATTGTGTCATCCAGGTCAGACGTTTGAATGTTTGTCAGTAAATAGAATCATGTGTCTTCATGTCATTACGtgtgtttaaataaagtttattcaTCGACTGACTCGACTCTCGTCTTCCACAGCGAACCACAAGCAATGTGCTACACGGAGACCTCAAACCTGGATGGTGAAACCAACCTGAAGATCCGACAGGGTCTTTCCCTCACCGCGGGCTTCCAGACCCTGGAGGATTTGATGGCCTTGTCTGGTCGGTTGGAGTGTGAAGGTCCAAACAGACACCTGTACGACTTCACCGGGACCCTGAGGCTGGAGAACCAAAAGTAAGAATCTCCTCATCGCTGGTGCACTACTTGACTTCAACCAGAAGAGGCGCTGTTCATTCCAAAGCACGGCTTCTTCTCCTCAGTCCTGCTCCTCTAGGTCCAGACCAGGTCCTGCTGCGTGGAGCTCAGATCCGGAACACGCAGTGGGTGGTGGGAATTGTGGTCTACACCGGCCATGACTCCAAACTCATGCAGGTACTCACCAAcctttttttattgtccaaCTCCAAGACCTGAATGACTTTTCTCCCTCACAAGAACTCCACCAAGGCGCCGCTGAAGCGCTCCAATGTGGAGCGGGTCACCAACATGCAGATCCTGGTCCTGCTCGGCATCCTCCTGGTCATGGCCTTGATCAGCTCCGTGGGCGCCGCCATCTGGAACAGACAGCACACAGACGTTTCCTGCTGGTACCTCTCACGTGTTGGTGAGAGAACACCTGCGCACCCACGCGCACCCATGCACCCACACCCCACCCACTTTGCATCCTCCTGACAAGAAACCAAACCATGTTTTGTGCAGGCGACATCTCTGCCAACTTTGCCTACAACCTGCTGACGTTCATCATCTTGTACAACAACCTGATCCCCATCAGCCTGCTGGTCACCCTGGAGGTGGTCAAGTTCACGCAGGCCCTCTTCATCAACTGGGTACGCAGCATTTGACGCAATATCTGCATGAACGTGTGCTGTGCAATCATGCTGGATGTCCGTACCAGGATATGGAGATGTACTACGCCGAGACGGACACGCCAGCCATGGCTCGAACGTCCAACCTGAACGAGGAGCTGGGCCAGGTATCTTCACTCATGACGCGGCTTTATTGTCCTTTTAAACGTTTTGAACTCTGCTGGTGTCCACGCAGGTCAAATATCTCTTCTCTGACAAGACGGGCACCCTCACCTGTAACGTCATGCACTTTAAGAAGTGTACCATCGCAGGAATCACCTACGGGTAAGTCCCCTTTTTTATAAAACTGTCCCCTTACTTAcatcaggtgtgtccaaagtatgGCCCAGGGGCCGTTTGTAGCCCGCAGATTGACTTTATTGGGGAATATTCAATACATAAAGTAGCAGCGGAGATAACAACACTTCAGgttgtttgtttctttatgTCACAAGCACCTGTCTGTgcttttggtggggggggggggcacacggcCCCCACTGCTCGTTACGCAATATATGCTCTCATGtcaaatgtatgggaaacattgTATGAAATGGAACACTGGAAAGTTACATTCAAAGGAGAAAACGTTGAAATATTCCTTGTTTGAATAACCTACCatgtacacaataataataaattaataacaataataataataacaataataacaataacaataataataaattaattaataataataataataataataataataataataataataatttcgtATGTTTGAACAGAAGTAGAATAATACTGAGCTCCTTTAATCCTACCCAATCGTAAAAAAATAGCCACatcaataattaatattaaccatgaatgaatacacaaagggctggaggagtggttagcgcgcaggcctcacagctaagagacccgagtttgattccaccctcaaattgtccataggtatgaatgtgagtgtgaatggttgtttgtctatatgtgccctgtgattggctgacgaccaatcccgggtgtaccccgcctctcccttttaaaaaaaaaacagctgggataggctccagcacccccgcgaccctcgtgaggaaaaagcggtagaaaatgaaatgaaatgaaatgaatacaCAAAGgactgcacgagtggttagcgcgcaggcctcacagctaggagaccccagttcaattccaccctcaaattgtccataggtatgaatgtgagtgtgaatggttgtttgtctatatgtgccctgtgattggctgacgaccagtccagagtgtaccccgcctctccctttaaaaaaaacagctgggataggctccagcacccccgcgaccctcgtgaggataagcagtagaaaatgaatgaatgaataacttctTCAATACAATGATGGAATAATGAAAGATATTTAACAGTAGCTCATATTGATTTagaccaaagtcagctgggataggctccagcacgccttcGGAACCgaacgaggataagcggcatagaaaatgaacggATGGATAACAGAAATGATCAAAGTGGCCCCACGTCTGTTCACGTTTCTTGACGCggacacagtttggacacccctgaagtaCTCTTTCGTGATCCTCCAACCTCCTAATGAAGACTAATACCCGACTCCGACTGCTCGTTAGTCCGCCCTTCCTCCTTTGGTGACTCCGCCCGTTCATTTAAGTCTGGCATGCTCTGATCAGATGAACTAATCAACTCACCAAACGATTCCTTTTGCAAACCCGACCTCCTCCGTGACGGCAGCCACTTCCCTGATCTTGACTGTGATCGGTCCATGGAGGACTTCAGGTGAGCGCGCCGTCATCGCCGagttctcctcttcttctcttctgcATGATGTGGTTCttcttaaagaaccaaaaacCCATCAAATGACATCCACACTCCTTTTCATCTCACAGCAACCTGCCGTCCAACAGCCACAACTCCACAGAGTTTGATGACCCCACTCTCATCCAGAACATCGAGAAAGGCCACGTAGGTGTCGCCGATGGGTGCAGATTTACTTTCTATCTGTTATTTCCTCACATGTGTTCTTGATGAAGAAGTGTCCATCATCTGTCTTTATTCTTCCACATTCTTTATTAAAACCTCTAATATGAATTGaatatgtaattatatttaattattttgtgtcCAGGCCACGGCTCCTCACATCTGCGAGTTCCTGACCATGATGGCGGTGTGCCACACGGTGGTGCCAGAGCGAGAGGACGACCAGCTGGTCTACCAGGCCTCCTCGCCAGACGAGGGCGCTCTGGTCAAAGGCGCCAAAGGTCTGGGCTTCGTGTTCACCGCCAGGACGCCGCATTCCGTCATCATCGACGCCGTGAGTCTTGGACGCACGCTCGTCGGGATGTGGCCTCCTGACCTTCTGACGTTTTCTTGTTGTGTTCTCCAGAGAGGGAAGGAGTTGACCTACGAGCTGCTAAACGTTTTGGAGTTTTCCAGGTACTCGTGTCTGTTCTGGATTACTCCGAAAAGTACCTCCAAATTTCTGTAATGATACTTTATTTTTCCCAGCAACCGCAAACGCATGTCGGTGGTGGTGCGGACCCCCAACGGGAGGCTCCGCCTTTACTGCAAAGGCGCGGTATGTTCCTGTCATTGTCAGCCATGTTGGTTGTAGTCAAAGAAAAACACGTATGTTCTTTTGTCCAGGATAACGTCATATTTGAGCGTCTGACCGCGGACTCCCAGTACAAAGACCTGACTGTCGCTCACCTGGAGCAGTTTGCCACCGAAGGTCAGAGAATGTCGGAATTaggagcgttttttttttttttttgtcttactgAGCCGTCTGGATTCCATCCTTTCACCCCATCCAGGCTTGAGGACTTTGTGCTTCGCCTATGTGGACTTGGAGGAAGACGCCTATCAGGAGTGGTTGAAGGAGTACAACAGGGTCAGCACCGTGCTCAAGGACAGAGCTCAGAAACTGGAGGAGTGTTACGAGCAGCTGGAAAAGGTCGGTTGTAAAGATGGTGGCGTTTGGGTGATATGAGAGAaagatatttatttcatttcacacCATCATGCATCGAGAGGCCCCCGGAGTCGTA from Doryrhamphus excisus isolate RoL2022-K1 chromosome 21, RoL_Dexc_1.0, whole genome shotgun sequence includes these protein-coding regions:
- the atp8a2 gene encoding phospholipid-transporting ATPase IB isoform X9; the protein is MSGTTSQAEPIDATARTVLLNRPQTTKFCDNHVSTTKYGVLTFLPRFLYEQIRRAANAFFLFIALMQQIPDVSPTGRYTTLVPLIFILTVAGIKEIIEDYKRHKADNTVNNKKTTVLRSGAWQTVVWKQVAVGDIVKVTNGRHLPADMVIVSSSEPQAMCYTETSNLDGETNLKIRQGLSLTAGFQTLEDLMALSGRLECEGPNRHLYDFTGTLRLENQNPAPLGPDQVLLRGAQIRNTQWVVGIVVYTGHDSKLMQNSTKAPLKRSNVERVTNMQILVLLGILLVMALISSVGAAIWNRQHTDVSCWYLSRVGDISANFAYNLLTFIILYNNLIPISLLVTLEVVKFTQALFINWDMEMYYAETDTPAMARTSNLNEELGQVKYLFSDKTGTLTCNVMHFKKCTIAGITYGHFPDLDCDRSMEDFSNLPSNSHNSTEFDDPTLIQNIEKGHATAPHICEFLTMMAVCHTVVPEREDDQLVYQASSPDEGALVKGAKGLGFVFTARTPHSVIIDARGKELTYELLNVLEFSSNRKRMSVVVRTPNGRLRLYCKGADNVIFERLTADSQYKDLTVAHLEQFATEGLRTLCFAYVDLEEDAYQEWLKEYNRVSTVLKDRAQKLEECYEQLEKNLMLLGATAIEDRLQAGVPETIATLMRADIKIWVLTGDKQETAINIGYSCRLVTHGMSLIIVNEDSLDATRATLTAHCSSLGDSLRKENELALIIDGQTLKYALSFELRQAFLDLALSCKAVICCRVSPLQKSEIVDMVKKHVKAITLAIGDGANDVGMIQTAHVGVGISGNEGMQATNSSDYSIAQFSYLEKLLLVHGAWSYNRVTKCILYCFYKNVVLYIIELWFAFVNGFSGQILFERWCIGLYNVMFTALPPFTLGIFDRPCSQQNMLRFPQLYRITQNAEGFNTRVFWGHCFNALFHSIILFWFPLKMLEHDSPFDNGQGNDYLFVGNMVYTYVVVTVCLKAGMETTAWTKFSHLAVWGSMALWLVFFGVYSAIWPTFPIAPDMLGQAGRVMQCWYFWLGLVLVPTVCLLKDFAWASTRRTVRKSLLEEVQELEAHAVDPGAAVLRDASGRSLNERAHLLTRVRKTASSLGRSNSVQQTVTHGYAFSQEEHGVVSQSQVVRSYDTTRQRPSI
- the atp8a2 gene encoding phospholipid-transporting ATPase IB isoform X4 is translated as MYFNRRAKKIHSEGASPLSHQSNGAGPACSSAGYHKADDEMSGTTSQAEPIDATARTVLLNRPQTTKFCDNHVSTTKYGVLTFLPRFLYEQIRRAANAFFLFIALMQQIPDVSPTGRYTTLVPLIFILTVAGIKEIIEDYKRHKADNTVNNKKTTVLRSGAWQTVVWKQVAVGDIVKVTNGRHLPADMVIVSSSEPQAMCYTETSNLDGETNLKIRQGLSLTAGFQTLEDLMALSGRLECEGPNRHLYDFTGTLRLENQNPAPLGPDQVLLRGAQIRNTQWVVGIVVYTGHDSKLMQNSTKAPLKRSNVERVTNMQILVLLGILLVMALISSVGAAIWNRQHTDVSCWYLSRVGDISANFAYNLLTFIILYNNLIPISLLVTLEVVKFTQALFINWDMEMYYAETDTPAMARTSNLNEELGQVKYLFSDKTGTLTCNVMHFKKCTIAGITYGHFPDLDCDRSMEDFSNLPSNSHNSTEFDDPTLIQNIEKGHATAPHICEFLTMMAVCHTVVPEREDDQLVYQASSPDEGALVKGAKGLGFVFTARTPHSVIIDARGKELTYELLNVLEFSSNRKRMSVVVRTPNGRLRLYCKGADNVIFERLTADSQYKDLTVAHLEQFATEGLRTLCFAYVDLEEDAYQEWLKEYNRVSTVLKDRAQKLEECYEQLEKNLMLLGATAIEDRLQAGVPETIATLMRADIKIWVLTGDKQETAINIGYSCRLVTHGMSLIIVNEDSLDATRATLTAHCSSLGDSLRKENELALIIDGQTLKYALSFELRQAFLDLALSCKAVICCRVSPLQKSEIVDMVKKHVKAITLAIGDGANDVGMIQTAHVGVGISGNEGMQATNSSDYSIAQFSYLEKLLLVHGAWSYNRVTKCILYCFYKNVVLYIIELWFAFVNGFSGQILFERWCIGLYNVMFTALPPFTLGIFDRPCSQQNMLRFPQLYRITQNAEGFNTRVFWGHCFNALFHSIILFWFPLKMLEHDSPFDNGQGNDYLFVGNMVYTYVVVTVCLKAGMETTAWTKFSHLAVWGSMALWLVFFGVYSAIWPTFPIAPDMLGQAGRVMQCWYFWLGLVLVPTVCLLKDFAWASTRRTVRKSLLEEVQELEAHAVDPGAAVLRDASGRSLNERAHLLTRVRKTASSLGRSNSVQQTVTHGYAFSQEEHGVVSQSQVVRSYDTTRQRPSI
- the atp8a2 gene encoding phospholipid-transporting ATPase IB isoform X7; the encoded protein is MGPKGHPGRRRSIGPACSSAGYHKADDEMSGTTSQAEPIDATARTVLLNRPQTTKFCDNHVSTTKYGVLTFLPRFLYEQIRRAANAFFLFIALMQQIPDVSPTGRYTTLVPLIFILTVAGIKEIIEDYKRHKADNTVNNKKTTVLRSGAWQTVVWKQVAVGDIVKVTNGRHLPADMVIVSSSEPQAMCYTETSNLDGETNLKIRQGLSLTAGFQTLEDLMALSGRLECEGPNRHLYDFTGTLRLENQNPAPLGPDQVLLRGAQIRNTQWVVGIVVYTGHDSKLMQNSTKAPLKRSNVERVTNMQILVLLGILLVMALISSVGAAIWNRQHTDVSCWYLSRVGDISANFAYNLLTFIILYNNLIPISLLVTLEVVKFTQALFINWDMEMYYAETDTPAMARTSNLNEELGQVKYLFSDKTGTLTCNVMHFKKCTIAGITYGHFPDLDCDRSMEDFSNLPSNSHNSTEFDDPTLIQNIEKGHATAPHICEFLTMMAVCHTVVPEREDDQLVYQASSPDEGALVKGAKGLGFVFTARTPHSVIIDARGKELTYELLNVLEFSSNRKRMSVVVRTPNGRLRLYCKGADNVIFERLTADSQYKDLTVAHLEQFATEGLRTLCFAYVDLEEDAYQEWLKEYNRVSTVLKDRAQKLEECYEQLEKNLMLLGATAIEDRLQAGVPETIATLMRADIKIWVLTGDKQETAINIGYSCRLVTHGMSLIIVNEDSLDATRATLTAHCSSLGDSLRKENELALIIDGQTLKYALSFELRQAFLDLALSCKAVICCRVSPLQKSEIVDMVKKHVKAITLAIGDGANDVGMIQTAHVGVGISGNEGMQATNSSDYSIAQFSYLEKLLLVHGAWSYNRVTKCILYCFYKNVVLYIIELWFAFVNGFSGQILFERWCIGLYNVMFTALPPFTLGIFDRPCSQQNMLRFPQLYRITQNAEGFNTRVFWGHCFNALFHSIILFWFPLKMLEHDSPFDNGQGNDYLFVGNMVYTYVVVTVCLKAGMETTAWTKFSHLAVWGSMALWLVFFGVYSAIWPTFPIAPDMLGQAGRVMQCWYFWLGLVLVPTVCLLKDFAWASTRRTVRKSLLEEVQELEAHAVDPGAAVLRDASGRSLNERAHLLTRVRKTASSLGRSNSVQQTVTHGYAFSQEEHGVVSQSQVVRSYDTTRQRPSI
- the atp8a2 gene encoding phospholipid-transporting ATPase IB isoform X5, whose translation is MSRKRATSPLSHQSNGAGPACSSAGYHKADDEMSGTTSQAEPIDATARTVLLNRPQTTKFCDNHVSTTKYGVLTFLPRFLYEQIRRAANAFFLFIALMQQIPDVSPTGRYTTLVPLIFILTVAGIKEIIEDYKRHKADNTVNNKKTTVLRSGAWQTVVWKQVAVGDIVKVTNGRHLPADMVIVSSSEPQAMCYTETSNLDGETNLKIRQGLSLTAGFQTLEDLMALSGRLECEGPNRHLYDFTGTLRLENQNPAPLGPDQVLLRGAQIRNTQWVVGIVVYTGHDSKLMQNSTKAPLKRSNVERVTNMQILVLLGILLVMALISSVGAAIWNRQHTDVSCWYLSRVGDISANFAYNLLTFIILYNNLIPISLLVTLEVVKFTQALFINWDMEMYYAETDTPAMARTSNLNEELGQVKYLFSDKTGTLTCNVMHFKKCTIAGITYGHFPDLDCDRSMEDFSNLPSNSHNSTEFDDPTLIQNIEKGHATAPHICEFLTMMAVCHTVVPEREDDQLVYQASSPDEGALVKGAKGLGFVFTARTPHSVIIDARGKELTYELLNVLEFSSNRKRMSVVVRTPNGRLRLYCKGADNVIFERLTADSQYKDLTVAHLEQFATEGLRTLCFAYVDLEEDAYQEWLKEYNRVSTVLKDRAQKLEECYEQLEKNLMLLGATAIEDRLQAGVPETIATLMRADIKIWVLTGDKQETAINIGYSCRLVTHGMSLIIVNEDSLDATRATLTAHCSSLGDSLRKENELALIIDGQTLKYALSFELRQAFLDLALSCKAVICCRVSPLQKSEIVDMVKKHVKAITLAIGDGANDVGMIQTAHVGVGISGNEGMQATNSSDYSIAQFSYLEKLLLVHGAWSYNRVTKCILYCFYKNVVLYIIELWFAFVNGFSGQILFERWCIGLYNVMFTALPPFTLGIFDRPCSQQNMLRFPQLYRITQNAEGFNTRVFWGHCFNALFHSIILFWFPLKMLEHDSPFDNGQGNDYLFVGNMVYTYVVVTVCLKAGMETTAWTKFSHLAVWGSMALWLVFFGVYSAIWPTFPIAPDMLGQAGRVMQCWYFWLGLVLVPTVCLLKDFAWASTRRTVRKSLLEEVQELEAHAVDPGAAVLRDASGRSLNERAHLLTRVRKTASSLGRSNSVQQTVTHGYAFSQEEHGVVSQSQVVRSYDTTRQRPSI
- the atp8a2 gene encoding phospholipid-transporting ATPase IB isoform X8, coding for MSRKRARPACSSAGYHKADDEMSGTTSQAEPIDATARTVLLNRPQTTKFCDNHVSTTKYGVLTFLPRFLYEQIRRAANAFFLFIALMQQIPDVSPTGRYTTLVPLIFILTVAGIKEIIEDYKRHKADNTVNNKKTTVLRSGAWQTVVWKQVAVGDIVKVTNGRHLPADMVIVSSSEPQAMCYTETSNLDGETNLKIRQGLSLTAGFQTLEDLMALSGRLECEGPNRHLYDFTGTLRLENQNPAPLGPDQVLLRGAQIRNTQWVVGIVVYTGHDSKLMQNSTKAPLKRSNVERVTNMQILVLLGILLVMALISSVGAAIWNRQHTDVSCWYLSRVGDISANFAYNLLTFIILYNNLIPISLLVTLEVVKFTQALFINWDMEMYYAETDTPAMARTSNLNEELGQVKYLFSDKTGTLTCNVMHFKKCTIAGITYGHFPDLDCDRSMEDFSNLPSNSHNSTEFDDPTLIQNIEKGHATAPHICEFLTMMAVCHTVVPEREDDQLVYQASSPDEGALVKGAKGLGFVFTARTPHSVIIDARGKELTYELLNVLEFSSNRKRMSVVVRTPNGRLRLYCKGADNVIFERLTADSQYKDLTVAHLEQFATEGLRTLCFAYVDLEEDAYQEWLKEYNRVSTVLKDRAQKLEECYEQLEKNLMLLGATAIEDRLQAGVPETIATLMRADIKIWVLTGDKQETAINIGYSCRLVTHGMSLIIVNEDSLDATRATLTAHCSSLGDSLRKENELALIIDGQTLKYALSFELRQAFLDLALSCKAVICCRVSPLQKSEIVDMVKKHVKAITLAIGDGANDVGMIQTAHVGVGISGNEGMQATNSSDYSIAQFSYLEKLLLVHGAWSYNRVTKCILYCFYKNVVLYIIELWFAFVNGFSGQILFERWCIGLYNVMFTALPPFTLGIFDRPCSQQNMLRFPQLYRITQNAEGFNTRVFWGHCFNALFHSIILFWFPLKMLEHDSPFDNGQGNDYLFVGNMVYTYVVVTVCLKAGMETTAWTKFSHLAVWGSMALWLVFFGVYSAIWPTFPIAPDMLGQAGRVMQCWYFWLGLVLVPTVCLLKDFAWASTRRTVRKSLLEEVQELEAHAVDPGAAVLRDASGRSLNERAHLLTRVRKTASSLGRSNSVQQTVTHGYAFSQEEHGVVSQSQVVRSYDTTRQRPSI
- the atp8a2 gene encoding phospholipid-transporting ATPase IB isoform X6, translating into MYFNRRAKKIHSEGGPACSSAGYHKADDEMSGTTSQAEPIDATARTVLLNRPQTTKFCDNHVSTTKYGVLTFLPRFLYEQIRRAANAFFLFIALMQQIPDVSPTGRYTTLVPLIFILTVAGIKEIIEDYKRHKADNTVNNKKTTVLRSGAWQTVVWKQVAVGDIVKVTNGRHLPADMVIVSSSEPQAMCYTETSNLDGETNLKIRQGLSLTAGFQTLEDLMALSGRLECEGPNRHLYDFTGTLRLENQNPAPLGPDQVLLRGAQIRNTQWVVGIVVYTGHDSKLMQNSTKAPLKRSNVERVTNMQILVLLGILLVMALISSVGAAIWNRQHTDVSCWYLSRVGDISANFAYNLLTFIILYNNLIPISLLVTLEVVKFTQALFINWDMEMYYAETDTPAMARTSNLNEELGQVKYLFSDKTGTLTCNVMHFKKCTIAGITYGHFPDLDCDRSMEDFSNLPSNSHNSTEFDDPTLIQNIEKGHATAPHICEFLTMMAVCHTVVPEREDDQLVYQASSPDEGALVKGAKGLGFVFTARTPHSVIIDARGKELTYELLNVLEFSSNRKRMSVVVRTPNGRLRLYCKGADNVIFERLTADSQYKDLTVAHLEQFATEGLRTLCFAYVDLEEDAYQEWLKEYNRVSTVLKDRAQKLEECYEQLEKNLMLLGATAIEDRLQAGVPETIATLMRADIKIWVLTGDKQETAINIGYSCRLVTHGMSLIIVNEDSLDATRATLTAHCSSLGDSLRKENELALIIDGQTLKYALSFELRQAFLDLALSCKAVICCRVSPLQKSEIVDMVKKHVKAITLAIGDGANDVGMIQTAHVGVGISGNEGMQATNSSDYSIAQFSYLEKLLLVHGAWSYNRVTKCILYCFYKNVVLYIIELWFAFVNGFSGQILFERWCIGLYNVMFTALPPFTLGIFDRPCSQQNMLRFPQLYRITQNAEGFNTRVFWGHCFNALFHSIILFWFPLKMLEHDSPFDNGQGNDYLFVGNMVYTYVVVTVCLKAGMETTAWTKFSHLAVWGSMALWLVFFGVYSAIWPTFPIAPDMLGQAGRVMQCWYFWLGLVLVPTVCLLKDFAWASTRRTVRKSLLEEVQELEAHAVDPGAAVLRDASGRSLNERAHLLTRVRKTASSLGRSNSVQQTVTHGYAFSQEEHGVVSQSQVVRSYDTTRQRPSI